In one Candidatus Cloacimonadota bacterium genomic region, the following are encoded:
- a CDS encoding radical SAM protein has protein sequence MSMHTYKNCSLCPRECNIDRTNGQLGYCGESDQLRISSIGAHFGEEPPISGTNGSGTVFFTGCSLKCCYCQNYQISFDGLGDYYTSDQVVEEILKLVGSYNIHNVNFVTPDHFLPHTIEIVQLLRKKEINLPILYNMSGYQKLESVKALEDYADIFMPDYKYANRELAKQLSHADDYPDKAIKSLIEMVNQKGFLNSFTEKKRIATKGVLVRHLILPDQVQNSKDVLTTLFLEFGKEIPISLMSQYYPPARLQRNDDSDLRYLLRRITLQEFGEVYEHTFSLGFTNMLVQYPHDFVVEGDKTDFVPDFRKEKPFKGNR, from the coding sequence ATGAGTATGCATACATATAAAAATTGTTCTCTATGTCCTCGGGAATGCAACATTGACCGAACGAATGGACAACTTGGGTATTGTGGCGAATCAGATCAGCTTCGTATCTCAAGTATCGGAGCCCATTTTGGTGAGGAACCCCCTATCTCAGGAACAAATGGATCAGGAACAGTTTTTTTTACCGGATGTTCCCTGAAGTGCTGCTACTGCCAGAATTATCAGATCTCATTTGATGGACTTGGTGATTACTATACGTCTGATCAGGTTGTTGAAGAAATCCTTAAACTGGTGGGATCATATAATATCCACAATGTAAATTTTGTTACTCCTGATCACTTTTTACCCCACACGATTGAAATCGTTCAGTTATTGAGAAAAAAAGAGATCAATCTTCCCATACTTTACAACATGTCAGGATATCAGAAGCTTGAATCGGTGAAAGCGCTGGAAGACTACGCAGACATTTTCATGCCTGATTACAAGTATGCAAACAGAGAACTGGCAAAGCAGCTATCCCATGCAGATGATTATCCAGATAAAGCAATTAAGTCTTTGATCGAAATGGTTAACCAAAAGGGTTTCCTTAATTCTTTTACTGAGAAAAAACGTATTGCGACAAAAGGAGTACTTGTCCGACATCTGATACTACCTGATCAAGTTCAGAATTCCAAGGATGTACTCACCACTCTCTTTCTAGAATTTGGAAAAGAAATTCCCATAAGTTTGATGTCGCAGTATTATCCTCCCGCTCGTTTGCAGAGAAATGATGATTCTGATCTGAGATACCTTTTAAGAAGGATCACCTTACAGGAGTTTGGGGAAGTTTATGAACATACGTTCAGTCTTGGATTTACTAATATGCTGGTGCAGTATCCCCACGATTTTGTTGTAGAGGGAGACAAAACAGATTTTGTTCCAGACTTTAGGAAAGAAAAACCGTTTAAGGGAAATAGATAA
- the rfaE2 gene encoding D-glycero-beta-D-manno-heptose 1-phosphate adenylyltransferase produces MIATREEIADIAQNLHLSDKKIVFTNGCFDLIHRGHIEYLKLAKECGDILIVGLNSDDSVRRLKGVDRPINYEQDRAVVLDNLKSVDYVCIFDEDTPYELISIIKPDVLVKGGDWAIDDIVGSDIVLDRGGEVKSLQFVEGKSTTDIIEKIKNL; encoded by the coding sequence ATGATCGCAACAAGAGAAGAAATAGCAGATATTGCACAAAATTTACATCTATCAGATAAAAAGATCGTTTTTACCAATGGATGTTTCGACCTCATTCACAGAGGTCATATTGAATATCTGAAGCTCGCAAAAGAATGCGGTGACATACTCATTGTTGGGCTCAATAGTGATGATTCGGTTAGAAGACTAAAAGGTGTTGACCGTCCCATTAATTATGAGCAGGATCGAGCTGTCGTTCTTGATAATCTCAAATCGGTCGATTATGTTTGTATTTTTGATGAGGACACACCGTACGAACTCATTAGCATTATCAAACCTGATGTACTTGTGAAAGGTGGAGATTGGGCTATTGATGATATTGTCGGAAGTGATATTGTGCTTGATCGTGGTGGTGAAGTAAAAAGTCTCCAATTTGTTGAAGGTAAATCAACAACTGATATAATCGAGAAGATAAAAAATCTATAA
- the rfaE1 gene encoding D-glycero-beta-D-manno-heptose-7-phosphate kinase produces the protein MQIDGRKLTDILKKIRSKKILVIGDLMLDHYIIGDVDRISPEAPVQVVKVEKEKFGPGGAANVAQNIKALGAIPIILGTVGDDESGKRLRKIFQKNGISDDGIIMRKGHPTTQKTRVIARNQQLVRIDFEKDDEIDGSVFEQIKTFAEKTVPKVDGIIMQDYNKGLLTKELIHLFTSLAQKHDTFVGVDPKAKNFFDYKNVTLFKPNRNEAEKNLQISIRSNEDLKHAAQELMDRLNCSYIVITLGSKGMFIYDDKKHDWQIPTFSQEVYDVSGAGDTVISTLMLAISAGCDVKTASIIANHAAGVVCGKVGAATASPEEIIHSFKEWNAS, from the coding sequence ATGCAAATAGATGGACGAAAACTTACGGATATATTGAAAAAAATACGTTCAAAAAAGATACTCGTTATCGGCGATCTTATGCTCGACCATTACATCATAGGAGATGTTGATCGGATTTCACCTGAAGCACCGGTTCAAGTGGTCAAAGTAGAAAAAGAAAAGTTCGGACCGGGCGGTGCTGCAAATGTGGCTCAAAACATCAAAGCACTGGGAGCAATTCCTATAATTTTAGGTACTGTTGGTGATGACGAAAGCGGAAAGAGATTAAGGAAAATCTTCCAGAAAAATGGCATCTCAGATGATGGTATCATCATGCGCAAAGGTCATCCTACTACACAAAAAACACGTGTAATCGCTCGAAACCAGCAGCTTGTTCGTATCGATTTTGAAAAGGATGATGAGATCGACGGCTCTGTATTTGAGCAGATAAAGACATTCGCAGAAAAGACTGTCCCAAAGGTCGATGGCATCATTATGCAGGATTACAATAAAGGATTACTCACAAAGGAACTCATTCATCTTTTTACTTCTCTCGCACAGAAGCATGATACATTTGTCGGAGTTGATCCCAAGGCAAAAAATTTCTTCGATTATAAAAATGTTACACTTTTCAAACCTAATAGAAATGAAGCTGAAAAGAATCTCCAGATCTCCATAAGATCAAACGAAGATCTGAAACATGCAGCTCAAGAGCTTATGGATCGACTGAATTGCTCGTATATTGTTATAACTCTCGGCTCCAAGGGGATGTTCATTTATGATGACAAAAAGCACGACTGGCAGATACCGACCTTTTCTCAAGAAGTCTATGATGTATCCGGTGCCGGTGATACAGTGATCAGCACACTCATGCTTGCAATAAGCGCGGGGTGCGACGTCAAAACCGCATCCATCATCGCAAACCATGCAGCTGGTGTTGTGTGTGGAAAAGTTGGAGCAGCAACTGCATCTCCCGAAGAAATCATTCACTCATTCAAAGAATGGAATGCATCATGA